cgtggttcgagatacgttctcacaacgttgcaattctctgttaaaataataataataataataataataataataataataataataataataataataataataataataataaaatcggtaaagagttaaaacttgcatataagctcataattgttaaaatcagataaataagccgaatgtgacagttgagcgaccgtgccagaaccacggaactcgggaatgcctaacaccttctcccgggttaacagaattccttatccggacttCTGgattgcggactgtaatacagagtcattcttttcctcgattcgggattaaactggtgacttgggacaccctaaatctcccaagtggcgaatctgaaataaataaacaaattccgtttcgattgtcctttaattggaaaaactccctctgcgccccttgCGGGCGcgagtaaaaaggaggtgtgacacctggaTGATGAGACTGACCATGTTTCTGTTTGTGAAATTTGGGTCCACCTTTTCTTTTATAAGAGGGATAATCAGCTGATCTAGACAAGTTAACAAAGTTCACTATACCCTCAACTTTCTCCTTTTGGATCCTCCCTTCCTCTACCACACAAACAGTAATAATCTCATCAACATTCCATTTATCTTTTTGTGCATTATAGGTTATCTTAATTTGGTTAAATTGCTCAGGAAGGAACTTTAGAAATTGGTGAACAAGAAAATCATCGGTAATTGTTACACCTAAATTGTTCAGTTTGATAGCAATGTTAACCAATTTCATAATATGATCATGGACACTACCTACAAGGTCATACTTTATGGTAGACAGGGAATCAATCAAGCTACCTATCTCAACTTTATTATATTCTAGGAATTTCTGTCTAATGACACTCAAGAAATCTTTTGCATTTCCATTATCCTGAATTGCACCTTTTAGATGATTAGAAATAGATCTCTTCATGATCATAAAACTCAATATGTTAGCCTTCATCCatttttcatacttagccttttcaTCAGCAGTGCTAGTAGTTGGGGGTTCAGCGGGTTTTTGTTCAATCAATGCAAAGTCCAGTCTGTCAGGCCTAACACTATTTCAAAATCCTgtttccacttcttgtagttgcTACTAGTCAGAGTTTCAATGGAATTCAACTGAGTAGTCATGTTGTTAACAAATGTATAAGCAAACAACACAAAATTTAGATAAAATTATAGGCACTAATTTATAAATCAAAAGAGTCAAAGGCATCCATTACACCCCTCCTTTGGGGCAACTGTCTCTCCTTTTAAAAATCAAGGAGTCCAAGGCATTCTATCACGACTCGGATTTTTCATCCTCGGGACTCGTGCTGGCACCTGCTAATGTGTGCT
The Nicotiana sylvestris chromosome 11, ASM39365v2, whole genome shotgun sequence DNA segment above includes these coding regions:
- the LOC138881687 gene encoding uncharacterized protein, encoding MKRSISNHLKGAIQDNGNAKDFLSVIRQKFLEYNKVEIGSLIDSLSTIKYDLVGSVHDHIMKLVNIAIKLNNLGVTITDDFLVHQFLKFLPEQFNQIKITYNAQKDKWNVDEIITVCVVEEGRIQKEKVEGIVNFVNLSRSADYPSYKRKGGPKFHKQKHAGDWGVTDKILSFPFLSAGDSLI